A single region of the Cherax quadricarinatus isolate ZL_2023a chromosome 3, ASM3850222v1, whole genome shotgun sequence genome encodes:
- the LOC128706604 gene encoding uncharacterized protein, whose protein sequence is MGEIAITGEVSPDYTPQLETHEGEISSNYTPQLESREDGMSQDDTSSMNDHESGNSLKCALKRKSSKKCHISPKCDSLEPRNLRICCTESEGDNIFPPISKCRKNSLPVFKRSLSEACWSESRRRVNSTSSTSSDSVIFTPEFLHPSLDHQVSLSLAVGSLSPLQPSSLEPQRAHSLHVLDEWKSRTLRKTLEDAPQDLSRHRRPQHPLDYPAELHLNLRSRAEGTVQGMMEIVELRERETKENQQGRSDKRERGRGEKNSATKGIKREHDESLGADCLTEDEGDTTPGESPVVINTTFLT, encoded by the coding sequence ATGGGTGAGATTGCCATCACAGGTGAGGTGAGCCCAGATTACACCCCACAGCTTGAAACTCACGAAGGTGAGATCAGCTCCAACTACACCCCACAGCTGGAGTCACGTGAAGACGGGATGAGCCAAGACGACACATCATCGATGAATGACCACGAAAGTGGAAATAGCCTTAAATGTGCCCTGAAAAGGAAGTCGTCCAAGAAGTGCCACATATCTCCCAAATGTGACTCTTTGGAACCCAGAAACTTGAGAATTTGCTGCACTGAGAGTGAAGGAGATAACATTTTTCCTCCCATTTCAAAGTGCCGTAAAAACTCCCTTCCAGTTTTCAAGAGGAGTCTCAGTGAAGCCTGTTGGTCCGAGTCACGCCGAAGAGTGAACTCCACTTCTTCCACGTCCTCAGATTCTGTGATATTCACGCCTGAGTTTCTTCATCCTTCACTTGATCATCAGGTCTCCCTCTCACTGGCTGTTGGTTCTCTCTCTCCGCTGCAACCCAGTTCCTTAGAGCCTCAGAGAGCTCACAGTCTCCACGTCCTCGATGAATGGAAGTCCAGAACTCTTAGAAAAACTCTGGAGGACGCTCCGCAGGATCTATCCAGACACCGACGGCCCCAACATCCACTCGACTACCCTGCAGAACTACATTTGAACCTTAGATCCAGAGCTGAGGGCACTGTGCAAGGCATGATGGAGATTGTGGAGCTCCGTGAGAGGGAGACGAAAGAAAATCAACAGGGAAGAAGCGATAAAAGAGAGAGGGGACGAGGAGAGAAAAACTCGGCTACGAAGGGCATCAAGAGAGAACACGACGAGTCTTTAGGTGCCGACTGCCTGACTGAGGACGAGGGCGACACAACACCAGGTGAGTCACCTGTCGTTATCAACACCACATTCCTCACCTAA